A genomic window from Nocardioides rotundus includes:
- the ligD gene encoding non-homologous end-joining DNA ligase gives MADSEVRVDVDGRTLRLTNLEKVLYPATGTTKGEVLDYYARISPVLLPHLADRAVTRIRWPHGVQGGSFFEKNRPAGTPSWVRTVTVPTTGSRTDGQAGELTFPIVDDLATLTWLGNLAALELHVHQWTVAEDGEVRNPNRLVIDLDPGEPAGLSECCQVALLVRDRLAEHGLEGAPVTSGSKGLHLYAGLPGELDSEGTTALAKEIAEALQRDHPAQVTATMTKARRGGKVFLDWSQNSGSKTTVSPYSLRGRERPTVAAPLTWDEVAAGAEDPLAVDQLDFTEVLARVEEYGDLFAAP, from the coding sequence ATGGCGGACAGCGAGGTGCGGGTCGACGTCGACGGCCGGACGCTGAGGCTGACGAACCTGGAGAAGGTGCTCTACCCGGCCACGGGGACGACCAAGGGCGAGGTGCTCGACTACTACGCCCGCATCTCGCCGGTCCTGCTGCCGCATCTGGCCGACCGCGCCGTCACCCGCATCCGGTGGCCGCACGGGGTGCAGGGGGGAAGCTTCTTCGAGAAGAACCGGCCCGCCGGGACGCCGTCGTGGGTGCGCACGGTGACCGTGCCGACGACCGGCTCGCGCACCGACGGGCAGGCGGGGGAGCTGACCTTCCCGATCGTCGACGACCTCGCGACGCTCACCTGGCTGGGCAACCTCGCCGCGCTGGAGCTGCACGTGCACCAGTGGACGGTGGCCGAGGACGGCGAGGTGCGCAACCCGAACCGGCTGGTGATCGACCTCGACCCCGGTGAGCCCGCCGGCCTGTCGGAGTGCTGCCAGGTGGCGCTGCTCGTGCGCGACCGGCTCGCCGAGCACGGGCTGGAGGGAGCCCCGGTGACCAGCGGCTCCAAGGGGCTGCACCTCTACGCCGGGCTGCCGGGCGAGCTGGACTCCGAGGGCACCACGGCCCTGGCCAAGGAGATCGCCGAGGCGCTGCAGCGGGACCACCCGGCGCAGGTGACCGCGACCATGACCAAGGCGCGGCGTGGCGGCAAGGTGTTCTTGGACTGGTCGCAGAACTCCGGCTCCAAGACCACCGTGTCGCCGTACTCCCTCCGCGGGCGCGAGCGGCCGACCGTCGCCGCGCCGCTCACCTGGGACGAGGTCGCCGCGGGCGCCGAGGACCCGCTCGCGGTGGACCAGCTCGACTTCACCGAGGTGCTCGCGCGGGTGGAGGAGTACGGCGACCTCTTCGCCGCGCCCTGA
- a CDS encoding general stress protein produces the protein MSFQQPGPGAPNARSPLSLEFPQSLAVYDDYKSAQKAVDHLSDREFPVQNLMIVGTDLKQVERITGRLTTGKVALAGALSGLWLGVFIGLILSLFGEDGVLQLILTCAVMGVLFGLLWALVGYALTRGQRDFSAVSAVVATRYEVLVEHSLLSQAQQLLGEEPGLRPNPFA, from the coding sequence ATGAGCTTCCAGCAGCCCGGCCCCGGCGCACCCAACGCCCGCTCCCCTCTCTCCCTGGAGTTCCCCCAGTCGCTGGCGGTGTACGACGACTACAAGTCCGCGCAGAAGGCCGTGGACCACCTCTCGGACCGGGAGTTCCCGGTGCAGAACCTGATGATCGTCGGCACCGACCTCAAGCAGGTCGAGCGGATCACCGGCCGGCTCACCACCGGGAAGGTGGCGCTGGCCGGCGCCCTCTCCGGCCTCTGGCTCGGCGTGTTCATCGGCCTCATCCTCTCCCTGTTCGGCGAGGACGGGGTGCTCCAGCTGATCCTCACCTGTGCGGTGATGGGCGTGCTGTTCGGTCTGCTGTGGGCGCTGGTGGGCTACGCGCTCACCCGCGGCCAGCGGGACTTCTCCGCGGTCTCCGCGGTGGTCGCCACCCGCTACGAGGTGCTGGTCGAGCACTCGCTCCTCTCGCAGGCCCAGCAGCTGCTCGGCGAGGAGCCCGGCCTGCGGCCGAACCCGTTCGCCTGA
- a CDS encoding VanZ family protein → MIHRHPFLTVLTLGYLAFVGWLTLTPQPIDAGDQETIGRILAALHRRGLFESVDYDRLEFLANIGLFVPIGAFLVLLLGARWWWVAVAGCLALTAFIESAQQAIPGRVPDDRDLLANGLGGVAGVLVMLVLTAPGEVRRARDRRTRARARREPALTR, encoded by the coding sequence GTGATCCACCGCCACCCGTTCCTCACCGTCCTGACCCTGGGCTACCTGGCCTTCGTGGGCTGGCTGACCCTGACGCCGCAGCCGATCGACGCCGGCGACCAGGAGACGATCGGGCGGATCCTGGCGGCGCTGCACCGGCGCGGGCTGTTCGAGTCGGTCGACTACGACCGGCTGGAGTTCCTCGCCAACATCGGCCTCTTCGTGCCGATCGGAGCCTTCCTGGTGCTGCTGCTCGGCGCCCGCTGGTGGTGGGTCGCCGTCGCCGGCTGCCTCGCGCTGACCGCCTTCATCGAGTCCGCCCAGCAGGCGATCCCCGGGCGCGTCCCCGACGACCGCGACCTGCTCGCCAACGGGCTCGGCGGGGTCGCCGGGGTGCTGGTCATGCTGGTGCTGACCGCGCCCGGAGAGGTACGGCGCGCCCGCGACCGCCGGACCAGGGCCCGGGCGCGCCGCGAGCCCGCCCTCACTCGCTGA
- a CDS encoding NADP-dependent oxidoreductase has protein sequence MKAITYDQHGGPEVLQLTEDAPEPKVGPAEVRIAVRAASVNPVDWKLVQGLLDPMMETVFPAIPGWDVAGVVESVGLDVEEFGVGDEVVAYGRKDVIQGGALAELITVPVRTVGRKPAGLTWEQAASLPLAGLTAYQTLTRLGVSEGDTVLVHAASGGVGSFAVQIARSLGARVIGTASAANHDYLRELGAEPVEYGDGLVDRVRELAPDGVDVVVDYVGGVLDGTLAVLADGGRHASIADPSVAEKGGLYVWVRPDVNDLETLAQLVDDGELAVSVAETYPLERAADAYRASQEGHTRGKIAIRVSE, from the coding sequence ATGAAGGCGATCACCTACGACCAGCACGGCGGCCCCGAGGTCCTGCAGCTCACCGAGGACGCACCCGAGCCCAAGGTCGGGCCGGCCGAGGTGCGCATCGCGGTTCGCGCGGCGTCGGTCAACCCGGTGGACTGGAAGCTGGTGCAGGGTCTGCTCGACCCGATGATGGAGACGGTCTTCCCCGCGATCCCGGGCTGGGACGTCGCCGGCGTCGTGGAGTCGGTCGGCCTGGACGTCGAGGAGTTCGGCGTCGGCGACGAGGTCGTCGCCTACGGTCGCAAGGACGTGATCCAGGGCGGCGCGCTCGCCGAGCTCATCACCGTCCCGGTCCGCACCGTCGGGCGCAAGCCGGCCGGGCTGACCTGGGAGCAGGCGGCCTCGCTGCCGCTCGCCGGGCTGACCGCCTACCAGACCCTGACCCGGCTCGGCGTGAGCGAGGGCGACACCGTGCTGGTGCACGCCGCCTCCGGCGGGGTCGGCTCCTTCGCCGTGCAGATCGCCCGCAGCCTCGGCGCTCGGGTGATCGGCACCGCGTCCGCCGCCAACCACGACTACCTGCGCGAGCTCGGCGCCGAGCCGGTGGAGTACGGCGACGGCCTGGTGGACCGGGTGCGCGAGCTCGCCCCGGACGGGGTGGACGTGGTCGTCGACTACGTCGGCGGGGTCCTCGACGGCACCCTCGCGGTGCTCGCCGACGGCGGCCGGCACGCCTCGATCGCGGACCCGAGCGTCGCCGAGAAGGGCGGGCTCTACGTCTGGGTGCGCCCCGACGTCAACGACCTGGAGACCCTCGCCCAGCTGGTCGACGACGGCGAGCTGGCGGTGTCGGTGGCCGAGACCTACCCGCTGGAGCGGGCGGCCGACGCCTACCGGGCCAGCCAGGAGGGCCACACCCGCGGGAAGATCGCGATCCGCGTCAGCGAGTGA